The Sesamum indicum cultivar Zhongzhi No. 13 linkage group LG6, S_indicum_v1.0, whole genome shotgun sequence genome has a segment encoding these proteins:
- the LOC105163494 gene encoding uncharacterized protein LOC105163494, whose product MASMAVMITTTSLSRLRAIRAFQASCRRYYGAMPTSCDEAAKQGRDAAIKGVDAAKKGGHQLKNEAAATAHNAAEKTKGMAEEAAGRVKQSAEAAWGSVKENTRKMSETMAGKADATKHTLKEEAAKLERNFKN is encoded by the exons ATGGCAAGTATGGCAGTCATGATCACCACCACCTCCCTCTCCAGACTCCGAGCTATTAGGGCTTTTCAG GCGAGCTGCAGGCGTTACTACGGCGCGATGCCCACGTCGTGCGATGAGGCGGCCAAGCAAGGCCGTGATGCTGCCATCAAGGGTGTCGATGCCGCCAAGAAAGGCGGCCACCAACTCAAAAATGAAGCTGCTGCTACTGcacataat GCAGCTGAGAAGACAAAGGGGATGGCGGAAGAGGCGGCGGGGAGAGTGAAGCAGAGTGCAGAGGCAGCGTGGGGGTCCGTTAAGGAGAACACCAGAAAGATGAGTGAGACGATGGCGGGGAAAGCCGACGCCACTAAACACACTCTCAAAGAAGAGGCTGCCAAACTTGAGCGCAACTTCAAGAATTGA